In a single window of the Bacteroidota bacterium genome:
- a CDS encoding T9SS type A sorting domain-containing protein translates to MITNQWENTYPNVPNYPGNNTTENLIVSGNNLFEYTYGFMIYYHPASRTWLNYSSSYNGAPHEDASIMVFGDTVKFLCGKIPSTNNHTNDIWNFYTGCTSTINAEVTSVDSTYFGATTELQNTSVVTPANFAYTYHWQVDTLVAGWLSGDTSFIPNRFGNVDIQLIADNGACADTFTKTIYVNPGMWSPKTILPTEVSARSEAIVFPIGNFAYMGFGRDFELNALKDFYKYDPATQRITKLNDFPDSAMSFVNAITHNGKGYILGGSTGNFPYKSNKFYEYDPITDSWTQLPDFPGPSRASALTFIINNELYLCLGTTTEIYKYNFSTSTWTQLSSHPQLNNANHAFTYNGKGLIMINANTLSQLWQYDPGTDSWSVLATNFLPENLSGVSAALVGNKIWIGYGKSSGTSILSYRNSTVFYDLISGQTTPGPSSFAIANSFPQRINATFFQLNGYTYSCFGKNNSGCDRIISRFEPDACVNIPMFYPDDKDEAGIGIPIRVVNTSNLYLPPLQSSFQLLTDGIQTASGITQFDYYMDFRICGEHKIQWVMNDVACTDTFTFYPTAHPVYNIISVADMPLGVLNFRHTMNSFSINGKGYMGMGNKYVEILSEAYKDWYEYSPATNSWAVKSSLPAAASNTTGSACFTDGTNGYITSGTDGCFVNQSCYLNDTWMYDPVIDTWTAKADWPVVGRYTARATALGDTAFAGLGYYTFSGAGNIYKYSFSADTWTNANWPYGVGYVPPMFTYNNEFYAGYPPISGSGNDWGLYKYSPSNGTWSQKVLKYGEPSRAYLNTVKGNEVYLFEYDYVYKIDLIKMKMIPIQPIYIPGDTSNEFSAGFAIGDQVYFSLLNLDYGARRGNHFYQYDLAAPVCNLDSLILGTPNSVLKNTVLLNVSPNPATDKINLEIADPHRHVGFIQIADVTGKILMSSAYNLFDPVTDVRKLSPGTYIVSLKNETGTILTSKKFIINR, encoded by the coding sequence TTGATCACCAATCAATGGGAAAATACCTATCCAAATGTTCCGAATTACCCGGGTAACAATACCACTGAAAATCTTATTGTTTCCGGAAACAATCTCTTTGAATATACTTACGGTTTCATGATCTATTACCATCCTGCTTCCCGGACATGGTTAAATTATTCAAGTTCTTATAATGGCGCTCCTCACGAAGATGCATCGATCATGGTGTTTGGCGATACAGTTAAATTTCTCTGCGGAAAAATTCCATCTACAAATAATCACACAAATGATATCTGGAATTTTTATACTGGGTGTACGTCAACGATAAATGCAGAAGTTACATCAGTAGATTCAACATACTTCGGTGCAACTACTGAACTTCAAAACACATCAGTCGTAACTCCTGCAAACTTTGCTTATACATATCACTGGCAGGTTGACACATTAGTTGCAGGATGGCTTTCGGGCGACACTTCTTTTATTCCTAACCGATTCGGCAATGTAGACATTCAATTGATTGCTGATAATGGTGCTTGTGCCGATACATTTACAAAAACGATCTATGTCAATCCGGGAATGTGGTCGCCTAAAACTATTCTTCCCACTGAAGTAAGTGCGCGTTCGGAAGCCATCGTTTTCCCTATCGGAAATTTTGCATACATGGGATTCGGTCGCGATTTTGAATTGAATGCACTTAAGGACTTTTACAAGTACGATCCTGCAACTCAACGCATCACTAAATTAAATGACTTTCCTGACAGCGCAATGAGTTTTGTAAATGCAATAACACATAATGGAAAAGGATACATTCTTGGTGGTAGTACCGGTAACTTCCCGTACAAGTCGAATAAGTTTTACGAGTATGATCCAATAACCGATTCGTGGACACAACTTCCGGATTTCCCGGGTCCGTCCAGAGCTTCTGCACTGACTTTCATTATAAACAACGAACTTTATTTATGTCTTGGAACCACAACAGAAATATATAAATATAATTTTTCTACTTCTACCTGGACGCAATTATCCTCACACCCGCAGCTTAATAATGCAAATCATGCCTTCACATATAATGGTAAAGGGCTGATCATGATCAATGCAAATACATTGTCACAATTATGGCAATATGATCCTGGCACTGATTCATGGTCTGTTCTTGCAACGAACTTTCTACCTGAAAACCTCTCGGGCGTTTCTGCTGCTTTGGTCGGAAATAAAATCTGGATCGGTTATGGAAAATCCAGCGGCACTTCTATTCTCTCTTACCGTAATTCTACAGTCTTCTATGATCTGATTTCTGGACAAACTACGCCTGGACCTTCAAGCTTTGCAATTGCCAATTCTTTTCCTCAAAGAATTAATGCAACTTTCTTTCAATTGAATGGATATACATATAGCTGTTTTGGAAAAAACAATTCCGGATGCGATCGTATTATATCCAGATTTGAACCAGATGCATGTGTTAATATTCCTATGTTTTACCCCGATGATAAAGATGAAGCCGGAATTGGTATACCAATTCGTGTGGTTAATACTTCCAATTTATATTTACCTCCACTTCAATCATCGTTTCAACTTCTGACAGATGGTATTCAGACAGCTTCAGGAATTACTCAATTTGATTATTACATGGACTTCAGAATTTGTGGCGAACACAAAATACAATGGGTAATGAATGATGTTGCCTGCACTGATACATTTACTTTCTATCCAACTGCACATCCCGTGTACAATATTATTTCAGTGGCTGATATGCCATTGGGCGTTCTTAATTTCAGACATACTATGAATTCATTTAGTATAAATGGGAAAGGTTATATGGGTATGGGAAATAAGTATGTTGAAATTTTATCTGAAGCTTATAAAGATTGGTATGAATACAGTCCTGCTACAAATTCCTGGGCAGTTAAAAGCAGTCTGCCTGCAGCTGCATCTAATACTACAGGTTCTGCTTGCTTTACTGATGGCACCAACGGATACATTACCTCAGGAACAGACGGTTGTTTCGTAAATCAATCGTGTTATCTTAATGACACATGGATGTATGATCCGGTAATTGATACATGGACAGCAAAAGCTGACTGGCCGGTTGTCGGAAGATATACAGCAAGAGCAACTGCTTTAGGAGATACTGCTTTTGCAGGATTGGGTTATTATACTTTTTCAGGAGCAGGAAATATATACAAATATAGTTTCAGCGCTGACACATGGACCAATGCAAACTGGCCTTATGGTGTTGGCTATGTTCCGCCAATGTTTACATATAACAATGAATTCTACGCCGGCTATCCTCCGATTTCCGGTTCAGGCAATGACTGGGGACTTTACAAATACAGTCCGTCGAATGGAACGTGGTCACAAAAAGTTTTAAAGTACGGGGAGCCATCAAGAGCATATTTGAATACAGTTAAAGGGAATGAAGTTTACCTATTCGAATATGATTATGTGTATAAAATCGATCTTATAAAAATGAAGATGATCCCTATTCAGCCGATCTATATTCCCGGTGATACTTCTAATGAATTCAGCGCAGGGTTTGCTATTGGCGATCAGGTTTATTTCAGTTTGCTGAATCTGGATTACGGCGCACGGCGAGGGAATCATTTTTATCAATACGATCTTGCAGCTCCTGTTTGTAATCTGGATTCATTGATTCTTGGTACTCCAAATTCTGTTCTGAAGAATACTGTTCTGCTAAATGTTTCACCGAATCCGGCAACAGATAAAATAAATTTAGAGATTGCAGATCCACACAGGCATGTTGGCTTTATTCAAATCGCTGATGTGACCGGTAAAATTCTCATGAGTTCTGCTTACAATTTATTTGATCCGGTAACAGATGTCAGAAAACTTTCACCTGGCACATATATTGTTTCACTAAAAAATGAAACTGGAACAATTCTTACTTCAAAGAAATTTATCATCAACAGATGA
- a CDS encoding alpha-ketoglutarate-dependent dioxygenase AlkB, producing MNSNKIDLFRDSESNLLPKDGTVNYFGKIFSIERSDYYLEKLLSNIEWKNDEAVMFGKLIVTKRKVAWYGSTEFEYTYSNVTKHALPWTKELLELKNAVEEKTNETFNSCLLNLYHTGEEGMAWHSDGEKDLKKNGAIGSLSFGAERKFAFKHKETKEVVSLILEHGSLLVMKDETQTNWLHRLPPTKSTLKPRVNLTFRTIESDMREI from the coding sequence ATGAATTCAAATAAAATCGATCTGTTCAGGGATTCTGAAAGTAATTTATTGCCAAAAGACGGGACAGTAAACTATTTCGGTAAGATTTTTTCAATAGAAAGATCTGACTATTATCTTGAAAAATTGCTGAGTAACATTGAGTGGAAAAACGACGAAGCCGTAATGTTCGGAAAACTCATTGTCACCAAACGTAAAGTTGCCTGGTATGGAAGTACTGAATTTGAATATACATATTCAAATGTAACCAAGCATGCACTTCCCTGGACAAAAGAATTGCTGGAATTAAAAAATGCTGTTGAAGAAAAAACAAATGAAACTTTTAATTCATGCCTGCTTAATTTGTATCATACCGGTGAAGAAGGAATGGCTTGGCATAGCGATGGAGAAAAAGATCTGAAAAAAAACGGAGCTATCGGTTCGCTAAGTTTCGGTGCAGAAAGAAAATTTGCTTTCAAACATAAAGAAACAAAAGAAGTTGTATCGCTAATTTTAGAACACGGAAGTTTACTTGTGATGAAAGACGAAACGCAGACAAACTGGTTACACAGACTACCGCCTACTAAATCAACTTTGAAGCCAAGGGTTAATCTTACGTTCCGGACAATAGAGAGTGATATGCGGGAAATATGA
- a CDS encoding hemerythrin domain-containing protein gives MTTPIKRHNSLQPLSRDHHDGLLLKWKINKGLSKGVDVSRIQKYVDWFFKEHLIPHFRIEEDHLFTIDKESSSVKQAFLQHEELVEIFNIEIKDAETLVKIGDLLEEHIRFEERVLFNELQSKATESELKEIEVLHYKGTSCDLVEDKFWV, from the coding sequence ATGACAACACCAATTAAAAGACACAACTCTCTCCAGCCTTTAAGCCGCGATCATCATGATGGTTTATTATTGAAATGGAAGATCAATAAAGGCCTATCAAAAGGAGTTGATGTTAGCCGGATCCAAAAGTATGTTGATTGGTTTTTTAAGGAGCATCTCATTCCACATTTCCGGATTGAAGAGGATCATTTATTTACGATCGACAAAGAAAGCAGTTCTGTTAAACAAGCATTTTTGCAGCACGAAGAGTTGGTTGAAATTTTTAATATTGAAATTAAGGACGCAGAGACATTAGTTAAAATCGGCGACTTACTTGAAGAACACATTCGTTTTGAAGAACGTGTATTGTTCAATGAACTTCAATCAAAAGCCACAGAATCAGAATTGAAAGAGATCGAAGTTTTGCATTATAAAGGAACTTCGTGTGATCTTGTGGAGGATAAATTCTGGGTTTGA